In Verrucomicrobiia bacterium, a single genomic region encodes these proteins:
- a CDS encoding prepilin-type N-terminal cleavage/methylation domain-containing protein: MQRLVQFFRCQPRRPGAKERLAVHAFSLIELLVVIAIMALLAALLLPALNRAKQKAWTVACLNNLKQLSVCWHQYAGDNEDVMVPNNFVYYITPGGSGGPAPGEDSLTWCRSLAPLDTNAIGEATSLLFRYNQSPAIYRCPADRSTVTGRPDLLRNRSYNMSNSIQCSQADHYRKFTEIPNTASVFVFIDTHENDIWDSTFGMFAAGSPWQDYWLDVPADRHQRGANLSFADGHVERFGWRAAKDGYLLGQHTANADDLADLRKLQQHIKEADGH; encoded by the coding sequence ATGCAGCGCCTCGTCCAGTTTTTTCGTTGCCAGCCTCGTCGCCCCGGGGCCAAGGAGCGTTTGGCGGTGCACGCGTTCAGCCTCATTGAGCTGCTGGTGGTCATTGCCATCATGGCGTTGCTCGCCGCCCTGCTGTTGCCGGCATTGAACCGCGCCAAGCAGAAGGCCTGGACGGTTGCCTGCCTGAACAACCTGAAGCAACTGTCCGTATGTTGGCATCAATACGCCGGCGACAACGAGGATGTCATGGTGCCCAACAACTTCGTGTATTACATCACGCCGGGCGGTTCCGGCGGCCCGGCGCCGGGTGAGGACAGCCTGACGTGGTGCCGCTCCCTGGCGCCGCTGGACACCAACGCGATTGGCGAAGCGACGTCCCTGCTGTTTCGCTACAACCAAAGCCCGGCGATCTACCGTTGCCCGGCGGATCGTTCCACGGTGACCGGCCGCCCGGACCTGTTGCGCAACCGCAGCTACAACATGAGCAACAGCATTCAATGCAGCCAGGCGGATCACTATCGCAAATTCACCGAGATTCCCAACACCGCCTCGGTCTTTGTGTTCATCGACACGCACGAAAACGACATCTGGGATTCCACCTTCGGCATGTTCGCGGCGGGAAGCCCCTGGCAGGATTACTGGCTGGACGTGCCCGCGGACCGCCATCAGCGCGGCGCCAACCTGTCCTTTGCCGACGGGCACGTCGAACGTTTCGGCTGGCGCGCGGCGAAGGACGGCTACCTGCTCGGCCAGCACACGGCCAATGCCGACGATCTGGCGGATTTACGAAAACTGCAACAGCACATCAAGGAGGCTGATGGCCACTGA
- a CDS encoding pyridoxal phosphate-dependent aminotransferase, whose product MNYKISQRAASLSPSLTLAIDSKAKQMKAAGEDVVGFGAGEPDFDTPQHIKDAAAQALAAGFTKYTPSSGIPELRQAIADKFKRENGLTYKPSQIIVSSGGKHSCFNVIMATCETGDEVIIPAPYWLSYPEMVKMAGATPVILPTTDKTEFKVTPEQLRAAITPRTRLFILNSPSNPTGSVYSPAEVKALGDVCVEKGVLIMSDEIYEHLTYDGAQVQSVATFSPAHFEHTIIVHGLAKAWSMTGWRLGFLAAPEPIAKAIDAIQSHSTSNPTSFAQKGGVAALNGPQDHLPKWLAEFDKRRTYAWQKLNRMPGVSCVNAKGAFYLFPNISQLGLKSSEFCARLLEQEKVAAVPGIAFGADDYIRLSYATSMANIEKGLTRMENFCKTLAK is encoded by the coding sequence ATGAACTACAAGATTTCGCAACGCGCCGCCAGCCTCTCCCCTTCCCTCACGCTCGCCATCGATTCGAAGGCCAAGCAGATGAAAGCCGCGGGGGAAGACGTCGTCGGCTTCGGCGCGGGGGAACCGGACTTTGACACACCGCAGCACATCAAGGACGCGGCGGCGCAGGCGCTGGCGGCCGGCTTCACCAAATACACGCCCAGCAGCGGCATCCCCGAGTTGCGCCAGGCCATTGCGGACAAGTTCAAGCGCGAGAACGGGCTCACTTACAAGCCCAGCCAGATCATCGTTTCCAGCGGCGGCAAGCATTCCTGCTTCAACGTCATCATGGCCACGTGCGAAACCGGTGACGAAGTGATCATTCCCGCACCCTACTGGCTGAGCTACCCCGAAATGGTCAAGATGGCGGGCGCCACGCCGGTCATCCTCCCGACCACGGACAAAACGGAATTCAAGGTCACTCCGGAACAGTTGCGGGCCGCCATCACGCCGCGCACGCGCCTGTTCATCCTCAACTCGCCGAGCAACCCGACCGGGTCGGTTTATTCGCCCGCCGAGGTGAAGGCGCTCGGCGACGTCTGCGTGGAGAAAGGGGTGCTCATCATGAGCGACGAGATTTACGAGCACCTGACCTACGACGGCGCCCAGGTGCAGAGCGTGGCGACGTTCAGCCCCGCGCACTTTGAGCACACCATCATCGTGCATGGCCTGGCCAAGGCGTGGAGCATGACGGGCTGGCGCCTGGGTTTTCTCGCCGCGCCCGAGCCCATTGCCAAGGCGATTGACGCCATTCAAAGCCACAGCACGAGCAACCCCACCAGCTTCGCGCAAAAGGGCGGCGTGGCGGCCCTGAACGGACCGCAGGATCATCTGCCCAAATGGCTCGCCGAATTTGACAAACGCCGCACCTACGCGTGGCAGAAGTTGAACCGCATGCCGGGCGTCAGCTGCGTCAACGCCAAGGGCGCCTTTTACCTCTTCCCGAACATTTCGCAGCTCGGGCTCAAGTCGTCGGAGTTCTGCGCCCGTTTGCTGGAACAGGAAAAAGTGGCCGCCGTGCCGGGCATCGCCTTTGGCGCGGATGACTACATCCGGCTCAGCTACGCCACCAGCATGGCCAACATTGAGAAGGGCCTGACGCGCATGGAGAACTTCTGCAAAACCCTGGCGAAGTAG